From a region of the Streptomyces venezuelae genome:
- a CDS encoding Hsp20/alpha crystallin family protein: MLMRTDPFREMDRIVQQLSGASGTWSKPSVMPMDAYRDGDVYVIAFDLPGVSTDAIDIDVERNMLTVKAERRPVEKSDGVQMELSERPLGVFSRQIMLADTLDTERIEADCDAGVLTLRIPIAERAKPRKIAIGGEAGRKQISG; this comes from the coding sequence ATGTTGATGCGCACTGACCCGTTCCGCGAGATGGACCGGATCGTCCAGCAGCTCTCGGGTGCGTCGGGCACGTGGTCGAAGCCGTCCGTGATGCCCATGGACGCCTACCGCGACGGCGACGTGTACGTGATCGCCTTCGACCTCCCCGGCGTGAGCACCGACGCGATCGACATCGACGTCGAGCGGAACATGCTGACCGTGAAGGCCGAACGCCGGCCCGTGGAGAAGTCCGACGGCGTGCAGATGGAACTCTCCGAGCGCCCTCTCGGTGTCTTCTCCCGTCAGATCATGCTGGCCGACACCCTCGACACCGAGCGCATCGAAGCCGACTGCGACGCGGGTGTCCTGACCCTGCGGATCCCGATCGCCGAGCGCGCCAAGCCTCGGAAGATCGCCATCGGCGGCGAGGCGGGCCGCAAGCAGATCTCCGGCTGA
- a CDS encoding ABC-three component system protein, whose amino-acid sequence MTGYLYQCELALLELARRSWQDPTVEVRMELLDDIEFLDPDKTPRELLQAKHREAAGPLSETGKDFWRSVASWIDALKKLSDPADTTMPILRLVSTQSAPPGTFFHYLSAGPARDETKALERMERAAADDEGPGTTADDRELFMKLTPARRKQLVRAITVSDAAPLMSDLDPSLAKELGITPSDHAQAALDEIKGWWYGMAVKLLERRNPQRMRASVSAQELMCRRDEVTGRYIGRNLPITETLRHLTQAEIAQYNDRLVVTQMRWIDLPDEEVAMHLRDYHYARAQRSEWLRTFKITPERIDEYEGELHYEWENAFRRRTRRIRDDMSEEQRQTLGQEILDATMDRVADTPLRPGSVTAPWIGAGSVHGLSDQADTAKPDRQLGWHPDYVNRCKNPDESQEQ is encoded by the coding sequence ATGACTGGGTATCTCTACCAGTGTGAGCTCGCCCTGCTCGAGCTCGCCCGCCGCAGCTGGCAGGACCCCACCGTCGAGGTCCGCATGGAACTCCTCGACGACATCGAGTTCCTCGACCCGGACAAGACTCCACGCGAACTGCTGCAGGCCAAACATCGTGAAGCCGCCGGCCCTCTGAGCGAGACCGGAAAGGACTTCTGGCGCTCTGTCGCGTCATGGATCGACGCCCTCAAGAAACTCTCCGATCCTGCAGACACGACCATGCCCATCCTGCGCCTCGTCTCGACCCAAAGCGCACCGCCGGGCACCTTCTTCCACTACCTCAGCGCCGGCCCGGCCAGGGACGAGACCAAGGCACTGGAACGTATGGAGCGGGCCGCCGCCGACGACGAAGGACCTGGCACCACCGCGGATGACCGCGAACTGTTCATGAAGCTCACCCCTGCCCGGCGTAAGCAGCTCGTCAGGGCCATCACCGTCAGTGACGCAGCCCCCCTGATGTCAGACCTCGACCCTAGTCTGGCCAAGGAACTGGGGATCACGCCGAGCGACCACGCTCAGGCCGCCCTCGACGAGATCAAGGGTTGGTGGTACGGCATGGCGGTCAAGCTGCTGGAACGCCGGAACCCTCAGCGCATGCGCGCCTCCGTCAGCGCCCAGGAACTCATGTGCCGCCGGGACGAGGTCACTGGCCGTTACATAGGCAGGAATCTGCCGATCACGGAGACACTGCGCCATCTCACCCAGGCTGAGATCGCCCAGTACAACGATCGCCTGGTCGTCACTCAGATGCGGTGGATCGACCTTCCCGATGAGGAAGTGGCGATGCACCTGCGTGACTACCACTATGCACGGGCCCAGCGCTCCGAATGGCTGCGCACCTTCAAGATCACTCCGGAACGGATCGACGAATACGAGGGCGAACTCCACTACGAGTGGGAGAACGCCTTCCGGCGCCGCACCCGCCGTATCCGAGACGACATGAGCGAAGAGCAACGCCAGACCCTCGGCCAGGAAATCCTGGACGCCACCATGGACCGCGTGGCCGATACCCCGCTGCGCCCGGGCAGCGTCACGGCGCCCTGGATCGGCGCCGGCAGCGTTCACGGTCTGTCTGACCAGGCAGACACTGCTAAGCCAGACCGGCAGCTCGGCTGGCACCCCGACTACGTTAACCGCTGCAAGAATCCCGACGAATCGCAGGAACAGTGA
- a CDS encoding GAF domain-containing protein, which translates to MRDPSVALPGGADPATRTRELRRAHAAFTQDGRVEDPVRAVIARSWRRCARARLSPECAPRVELAEAELRTYREEHPLARVMPLFRDLVGAFAARGAHLLAVCDARGSLLWVEGEPGTLRRAEGLGFVPGARWAESAMGTNAPGTAVATGEPVQVFGAEHFSRRAHPWTCAAAPVRDPRTGGLLGAVDITGGDSLAHPHSLGFVRAVARAAEAQLTLLAADPPPPGDTLAALGQDEAVLVTAGRRIRLGRRHSEIMALLAHHPEGLSGEELAIALYEDESVSPVTVRAEISRLRSLLGSSAPLSRPYRTAGPLAADFTALTRQLAAGAVSAALRHYPGPLLPASTAPGIVRLRRRIEDQARAAVIARADAGLLTDWVCGPWGADDPDAWRALAAALPPERRPAALARVRALDRELGVRPDHGGQRRATYPQPARS; encoded by the coding sequence ATGCGCGATCCGTCGGTGGCGCTGCCCGGCGGGGCCGATCCGGCCACGCGCACGCGGGAACTACGGCGCGCCCATGCCGCGTTCACCCAGGACGGGCGGGTCGAGGATCCGGTCCGGGCGGTCATCGCGCGCTCCTGGCGGCGGTGCGCGCGGGCCCGCCTCAGCCCGGAGTGCGCACCCCGGGTGGAACTCGCGGAGGCGGAGCTGCGCACGTACCGCGAGGAGCACCCGCTGGCCCGGGTGATGCCGCTGTTCCGCGATCTCGTCGGGGCCTTCGCCGCGCGCGGGGCGCACCTGCTGGCGGTGTGCGACGCGCGGGGCAGCCTGCTGTGGGTGGAGGGCGAACCGGGCACCCTGCGCAGGGCGGAGGGCCTCGGCTTCGTCCCGGGCGCGCGCTGGGCGGAGTCGGCGATGGGGACCAACGCGCCCGGGACGGCCGTCGCGACGGGCGAACCCGTGCAGGTCTTCGGGGCCGAGCACTTCAGCCGCCGGGCACACCCCTGGACCTGTGCGGCGGCGCCGGTTCGGGACCCCCGCACCGGCGGCCTGCTGGGCGCGGTGGACATCACCGGGGGCGACAGCCTGGCCCACCCACACTCCCTCGGCTTCGTACGGGCGGTGGCGCGCGCGGCGGAAGCCCAGCTGACCCTGCTCGCAGCGGATCCGCCGCCCCCCGGGGACACCCTCGCCGCCCTCGGCCAGGACGAGGCGGTGCTGGTCACCGCCGGTCGCAGGATCCGGCTGGGGCGGCGGCACAGCGAGATCATGGCGCTGCTCGCGCACCATCCCGAAGGCCTGTCGGGCGAGGAGCTGGCGATCGCCCTGTACGAGGACGAGTCGGTGTCACCGGTGACGGTGCGCGCCGAGATCTCCCGGCTGCGCTCCCTGCTGGGGTCGTCGGCTCCGCTTTCGCGCCCGTACCGCACGGCCGGTCCGCTGGCCGCCGATTTCACGGCTCTGACACGGCAGTTGGCTGCCGGGGCGGTGTCCGCGGCCCTCCGCCACTATCCCGGGCCCCTGCTGCCGGCGTCCACCGCTCCCGGGATCGTCCGGCTGCGGCGGCGGATCGAGGACCAGGCGCGGGCGGCGGTGATCGCGCGGGCGGATGCCGGGCTGCTGACCGACTGGGTGTGCGGCCCGTGGGGCGCGGACGACCCGGATGCGTGGCGGGCCCTGGCGGCGGCGCTGCCGCCGGAGCGCAGGCCGGCCGCGCTGGCCCGCGTACGCGCCCTGGACCGGGAGCTGGGCGTGCGCCCGGACCACGGTGGCCAGCGGCGTGCAACGTATCCGCAACCTGCCCGCTCCTAG
- a CDS encoding ATP-binding protein translates to MSEASVMARHPSGRPAAGVLKHVWTVPLVPGSVRAARERSERSLVLFGLESSCTLFGAVLLVVSELVANAVRHAQDSPDAEVTLHMAEHLLVVSVEDLDPRPITPADAGRTSGQGLRTVADLARTFGGDIRIQPPSGGHGKTVVVRFILPEGTP, encoded by the coding sequence GTGTCCGAGGCGTCGGTGATGGCCCGGCACCCCAGCGGGCGGCCGGCCGCCGGGGTGCTCAAGCACGTGTGGACGGTGCCGCTGGTGCCGGGTTCCGTGCGGGCCGCGCGCGAGCGCAGCGAACGGTCCCTGGTCCTCTTCGGCCTGGAGAGCTCCTGCACGCTCTTCGGCGCCGTGCTCCTGGTGGTCAGCGAGCTGGTGGCCAACGCCGTCCGGCACGCCCAGGACTCCCCGGATGCGGAGGTGACTCTCCACATGGCCGAGCACCTGCTCGTGGTCTCGGTCGAGGACCTGGACCCGCGCCCGATAACGCCGGCCGATGCCGGCCGGACCTCCGGGCAAGGGCTGCGCACGGTGGCTGACCTGGCGCGCACGTTCGGCGGCGACATCCGTATCCAGCCTCCCTCCGGCGGGCACGGCAAAACGGTGGTCGTCCGCTTCATCCTGCCGGAAGGTACACCGTGA
- a CDS encoding SWF or SNF family helicase, producing MSTRDPYEKTFPAVAPTRGRGFAHTWWGHAWLRALEESALDGTQVKQGRRYARSGAVGAVSVRPGGLTAVVRDPDGTAHRTDVLVQELTEAEWDRLLDLAAAEAGHIAALLDREVPPELAEDAAAAGVELLPGIGDLDPRCDCGEWDHCAHTAALCYQVARLLDQDPFVLLLLRGRGERGLVDELARRSTAEAARAAPRAPADEGVPAAEVFTAGAALPALPPVPGLPQAPGQPPTLDTEVEPEPHLDVDAVEFLAQAAAAEAHRRLAEALAPGHADRAPTAPLTLAQDAVRLTAEAGDFRVRSRLAAATGRSRADMELAVRAWGFGAAPGLAALEDDWTPDRSTLARARTALAAAWADGEAPVLRRVRARWTEAGTGRQLRLGREGRWWPYRREAGRWIPSGPSAPDPGAALEAEPAA from the coding sequence ATGAGCACCCGAGACCCGTACGAGAAGACCTTCCCGGCCGTGGCACCCACCCGTGGTCGCGGCTTCGCCCACACCTGGTGGGGCCATGCCTGGCTGCGCGCCCTGGAGGAGAGCGCGCTCGACGGGACGCAGGTCAAGCAAGGTCGCCGGTACGCGCGCTCGGGCGCGGTCGGCGCGGTGTCGGTACGCCCCGGCGGGCTCACCGCGGTGGTGCGTGATCCGGACGGGACGGCGCACCGGACGGACGTGCTGGTGCAGGAGCTGACGGAAGCGGAATGGGACCGGCTGCTGGATCTGGCCGCCGCGGAGGCCGGGCACATCGCGGCGCTGCTCGACCGGGAGGTGCCGCCGGAGCTCGCCGAGGACGCTGCCGCGGCCGGGGTGGAACTGCTGCCCGGCATCGGGGACCTCGATCCGCGCTGTGACTGCGGCGAGTGGGACCACTGCGCGCACACGGCCGCGCTCTGCTACCAGGTGGCCCGGCTGCTCGACCAGGACCCCTTCGTCCTGTTGCTCCTGCGGGGCCGGGGCGAGCGCGGGCTGGTGGACGAGCTGGCACGGCGGAGCACGGCCGAAGCGGCACGGGCTGCTCCGCGCGCGCCCGCCGACGAGGGGGTCCCGGCGGCGGAGGTGTTCACAGCGGGCGCCGCCCTTCCCGCCCTGCCGCCGGTGCCGGGGCTGCCGCAGGCGCCGGGCCAGCCGCCGACGCTGGACACCGAGGTCGAACCGGAGCCGCATCTGGACGTGGACGCGGTGGAGTTCCTGGCACAGGCGGCCGCGGCCGAAGCCCATCGGCGGCTCGCGGAGGCGCTGGCTCCGGGACACGCCGACCGCGCCCCGACGGCCCCGCTCACGCTCGCCCAAGACGCCGTACGACTCACGGCGGAGGCCGGTGACTTCCGGGTCCGCTCCCGCCTGGCGGCGGCTACCGGGCGCAGCCGGGCCGACATGGAACTGGCCGTACGCGCCTGGGGCTTCGGCGCGGCCCCGGGCCTCGCGGCGCTGGAGGACGACTGGACGCCGGACCGGAGCACGCTGGCCCGGGCCCGGACGGCCCTGGCCGCGGCCTGGGCGGACGGCGAGGCACCGGTGCTCCGCCGGGTCCGCGCCCGCTGGACGGAGGCGGGCACCGGCCGCCAGCTCCGGCTGGGCCGGGAGGGGCGCTGGTGGCCGTACCGCCGCGAGGCGGGCCGGTGGATCCCGTCGGGGCCCTCCGCCCCGGACCCGGGCGCGGCGCTGGAGGCCGAGCCCGCCGCATGA
- a CDS encoding DUF6126 family protein, with the protein MTDNLPEKDTAAEHEKWKEKGVAMRAFFYIFGTHVFAGFIWLLFYLGQHAQK; encoded by the coding sequence ATGACGGACAACCTGCCCGAGAAGGACACAGCGGCGGAGCACGAGAAGTGGAAAGAGAAGGGCGTTGCGATGCGGGCCTTCTTCTACATCTTCGGCACGCACGTGTTCGCCGGGTTCATCTGGTTGCTCTTCTACTTGGGGCAGCACGCCCAGAAGTGA
- a CDS encoding HSP18 transcriptional regulator, producing the protein MAEAAEPTAPVTFLAAAAALETINQAVKDAQQASTSTSAAAPAAGPHPALASLLMLREVREQLASWETGLIENARGQGASWADLAGPLGVASRQAAERRYLRMRPGKAGSTGEERVQATRDTRAADRSVDAWARDNAADLRRLAGQITALTGLADDAEGAIGDLNQALADNDTARLVRPLADTRPHLRPEDAELAERIDALTRHTDQLRRDTRDQRST; encoded by the coding sequence ATGGCCGAGGCCGCAGAGCCGACTGCACCCGTCACCTTCCTGGCCGCCGCCGCGGCACTGGAGACCATCAACCAGGCCGTCAAGGACGCGCAGCAAGCTTCCACAAGCACGTCGGCAGCGGCACCGGCCGCGGGCCCGCACCCGGCCCTGGCCTCACTGCTGATGCTCCGCGAGGTCCGCGAGCAGCTCGCCAGCTGGGAAACCGGCCTGATCGAGAACGCCCGCGGCCAGGGCGCCAGCTGGGCCGACCTCGCCGGCCCCCTCGGAGTCGCCAGCCGCCAGGCCGCAGAACGCCGCTACCTCCGAATGCGCCCCGGCAAGGCCGGAAGCACCGGCGAGGAACGCGTCCAGGCCACCCGCGACACCCGGGCCGCCGACCGCAGCGTGGACGCCTGGGCCCGCGACAACGCCGCCGACCTGCGCCGCCTCGCCGGCCAGATCACCGCCCTCACCGGGCTCGCCGACGACGCCGAAGGCGCCATAGGCGACCTGAACCAGGCCCTCGCCGACAACGACACCGCCCGCCTCGTCCGCCCCCTGGCCGACACCCGGCCCCACCTGCGGCCCGAGGACGCCGAGCTCGCCGAACGCATCGACGCCCTCACCCGCCACACCGACCAGCTTCGCCGGGACACCCGCGACCAGCGCAGCACGTGA
- a CDS encoding DUF2267 domain-containing protein, whose protein sequence is MSMRREAFMDHVQERGEYRTREEAERAARVVLALLGAHLVGTVRAELAARLPETYALILLNPLQAAEPLSPERFVRATAAWIEGATEATALWDIGAVLSTVAAAAGDILIRDVLLQLPPGYDLLFGHPQPT, encoded by the coding sequence ATGTCGATGCGCCGGGAAGCGTTCATGGACCACGTCCAGGAACGCGGCGAGTACCGGACCCGGGAAGAAGCCGAACGCGCAGCCCGCGTCGTCCTCGCCCTGCTGGGCGCCCACCTGGTCGGCACCGTGCGGGCCGAGCTCGCCGCCCGGCTCCCCGAGACCTACGCCCTGATCCTCCTCAACCCCCTGCAGGCCGCGGAGCCGCTCTCCCCTGAACGCTTCGTCCGCGCCACAGCTGCCTGGATCGAAGGCGCCACCGAGGCGACGGCCCTGTGGGACATCGGCGCAGTCCTCTCCACCGTGGCCGCCGCAGCCGGAGACATCCTCATCCGGGACGTCCTGCTCCAGCTCCCGCCCGGCTACGACCTCCTCTTCGGCCACCCCCAGCCCACCTGA
- a CDS encoding three component ABC system middle component, whose amino-acid sequence MTTDSHRNVPEVQALFNPAFGAYLLASAVNAATKKSDRPLPWSSAFLVLPLVLPADTRDSLPGKSTVTLSAWAHEHPHLQAVFAERAVALTVYTRTSLRTAMRHQAIDVTSGGLVCPRAPKPPSAAPGEEVADCARAAGLVGRWLAVTDPPRAFTALGVRP is encoded by the coding sequence GTGACGACAGACTCGCACCGCAACGTGCCGGAGGTGCAGGCACTCTTCAACCCCGCGTTCGGTGCGTATCTCCTGGCCAGCGCCGTCAACGCTGCTACGAAGAAGTCCGATCGGCCGCTGCCCTGGTCCAGCGCGTTCCTGGTCCTGCCTCTCGTGCTGCCCGCAGACACTCGCGACTCCCTGCCCGGCAAGTCCACCGTCACACTCTCGGCTTGGGCCCACGAGCACCCACATTTGCAGGCAGTATTCGCCGAACGTGCCGTGGCGCTTACCGTCTACACCCGCACCAGCCTGCGTACCGCCATGCGCCACCAGGCCATTGACGTCACCTCCGGTGGACTGGTCTGCCCCCGCGCTCCGAAGCCCCCTTCGGCCGCCCCCGGCGAGGAAGTCGCTGACTGTGCCCGCGCAGCGGGACTGGTTGGTCGCTGGCTCGCCGTGACCGACCCGCCTCGAGCCTTCACCGCCCTCGGCGTCCGGCCCTGA
- a CDS encoding aldehyde dehydrogenase family protein codes for MARYAAPGTEGALMSYAPRYDHFIGGEYAPPAQGRYFDNPSPVNGQVFTEVARGTAEDVERALDAAHAAAPAWGRTSVAERSSVLLRIADRMEQNLESLAVAETWENGKPVRETLAADLPLAIDQFRYFAGALRAQEGALSQIDDDTVAYHFHEPLGVVGQIIPWNFPILMAVWKLAPALAAGNTVVLKPAEQTPASVHYWLSLVADLLPPGVVNIVNGFGEEAGKPLASSPRVAKIAFTGETATGRLIMQYAAEHLKPVTLELGGKSPNLFFDDIWSRDDDLRDKALEGFTMFALNQGEVCTSPSRALIERGRYGDFLDAAVARTERIVPGHPLDTDTMIGAQASQEQLKKVLSYVEIGRREGAKVLTGGEQQQLEGDLAGGFYVQPTIFEGDNRMRIFQEEIFGPVVSVTSFQDFDDAVRIANDTSYGLGAGVWTRDINTAYRAGRAIQAGRVWTNCYHAYPAHAAFGGYKQSGIGRETHKMMLDHYQSTKNLLVSYSPKKLGFF; via the coding sequence ATGGCCCGCTACGCTGCGCCCGGTACCGAGGGGGCGCTCATGTCGTACGCGCCCCGTTACGACCACTTCATCGGCGGCGAGTACGCTCCGCCCGCCCAGGGCAGGTACTTCGACAACCCCTCCCCCGTCAACGGCCAGGTCTTCACAGAAGTCGCCCGGGGCACGGCCGAGGACGTGGAGCGGGCGCTGGACGCGGCCCACGCGGCGGCGCCCGCGTGGGGCCGGACCTCGGTCGCCGAGCGGTCGTCGGTCCTGCTGCGGATCGCGGACCGGATGGAGCAGAACCTGGAATCCCTCGCGGTCGCGGAGACCTGGGAGAACGGCAAGCCGGTGCGGGAGACCCTGGCGGCCGATCTTCCCCTGGCCATCGACCAGTTCCGGTACTTCGCGGGAGCGCTGCGCGCGCAGGAGGGCGCGCTGAGCCAGATCGACGACGACACCGTCGCCTACCACTTCCACGAACCGCTGGGCGTGGTCGGACAGATCATCCCGTGGAACTTCCCGATCCTGATGGCGGTGTGGAAGCTGGCCCCGGCGCTGGCGGCGGGCAACACCGTGGTCCTCAAGCCGGCCGAGCAGACTCCGGCTTCCGTCCACTACTGGCTGAGCCTGGTGGCGGACCTGCTGCCGCCGGGCGTGGTGAACATCGTCAACGGCTTCGGGGAGGAGGCGGGCAAGCCGCTCGCGTCCAGCCCGCGGGTGGCGAAGATCGCCTTCACCGGGGAGACGGCGACCGGCCGGTTGATCATGCAGTACGCGGCCGAGCACCTGAAGCCGGTCACCCTGGAGCTCGGCGGCAAGAGCCCGAACCTCTTCTTCGACGACATCTGGTCCAGGGACGACGACCTGCGCGACAAGGCCCTGGAGGGCTTCACCATGTTCGCGCTGAACCAGGGTGAGGTGTGCACGAGCCCGTCGCGCGCGCTGATCGAGCGGGGCCGGTACGGGGACTTCCTCGACGCGGCCGTGGCCCGCACCGAACGGATCGTGCCGGGGCACCCGCTGGACACGGACACGATGATCGGGGCGCAGGCTTCTCAGGAGCAGTTGAAGAAGGTCCTGTCCTACGTGGAGATCGGCCGGCGGGAGGGCGCGAAGGTCCTCACGGGGGGCGAGCAGCAGCAACTGGAGGGCGACCTCGCGGGCGGCTTCTACGTCCAGCCGACCATCTTCGAGGGCGACAACCGCATGCGGATCTTCCAGGAGGAGATCTTCGGCCCGGTGGTGTCGGTGACCTCCTTCCAGGACTTCGACGACGCCGTACGGATCGCGAACGACACGTCGTACGGCCTGGGCGCGGGCGTCTGGACCCGGGACATCAACACGGCCTACCGCGCGGGCCGCGCGATCCAGGCGGGCCGCGTCTGGACGAACTGCTACCACGCCTACCCGGCACACGCCGCCTTCGGCGGCTACAAGCAGTCGGGCATCGGCCGCGAGACCCACAAGATGATGCTGGACCACTACCAGTCGACAAAGAACCTCCTGGTCAGCTACTCGCCGAAGAAACTCGGGTTCTTCTAG
- a CDS encoding DUF2267 domain-containing protein, whose translation MYDQPRPHQAHPAMTFEQMLERVRHEGAYPTRERAEEAVRTVLAALGRQLVGDERVDLAQALPVEAALALTAQIPATERLTGWSFIKDMAARAGTSPAVARWDTGAVLAVVTRLTGPDLLTRILHQLPTGYALLFGQAELHQPQPAA comes from the coding sequence ATGTACGACCAGCCTCGACCGCACCAGGCCCACCCCGCCATGACGTTCGAGCAGATGCTGGAACGCGTGCGCCACGAAGGCGCCTACCCCACCCGCGAACGCGCAGAAGAAGCCGTCCGCACGGTCCTCGCCGCCCTCGGCCGCCAGCTCGTCGGAGACGAACGCGTCGACCTCGCCCAGGCCCTGCCCGTCGAAGCCGCCCTCGCCCTGACCGCCCAGATCCCCGCCACCGAACGGCTCACCGGCTGGAGCTTCATCAAGGACATGGCCGCCCGCGCCGGCACCAGCCCGGCCGTCGCCCGCTGGGACACCGGCGCCGTACTCGCCGTCGTCACACGCCTCACCGGCCCCGACCTCCTCACCCGCATCCTCCACCAACTCCCCACCGGCTACGCACTCCTCTTCGGCCAGGCCGAACTGCACCAGCCACAGCCCGCAGCGTGA
- a CDS encoding DUF3732 domain-containing protein, translating into MQLLALALYHRDRRRPPRVLRFRPGALNILTGESETGKSEVLTIVDYCLGRRAPNLPDDLIDQTVGWYALLVTFADNSRMVLARPRPIGASTQHAYTRTGDATLDIPRPDELVNNSNVAALRSELSARLGIEDFHFQPPTGAARNPFDVSIGQAALLCFQSQNEIADQTALFHRQNESGMAQALKDTLPYFLGAAGPEQSLRRHRLGEAQRAQRAAQRKLDDALRHQQAMDANGLALVRLAEAEGLLAEVPAAPDIAEVLSLLHQALSAVPQATAPHEVHDRRQELNDERRLLREQLQDLDDALAAVDRWQQQGRAFTGELHLQLDRLKTLDLLGPERHHDTSVCPLCTQPLEHPDPSAQDIAELTSHLARELAQAQTVQPVREEHRRALQADRASVAERLRINGAQFKELLASDERLRSLQEHDLRVAHIQGRISEALTRTGTESDISQLRHNLVLAQEHASTLEQLVDEDDIAAETERRLADIAIGMTAWAKQLNLGGAAEAFEVGISLKLLNVVLRRPAGRLPLTRIGSAKNHIGYHLVAHLALHTYLRRNNRPVPGFLMLDQPTQAFFPEKPRDASTIQDADWATVTAYFELLSDVVRLNRGSLQIIVCDHANLPEGWFQDSIIGNWRPDAEGNRTALIPLDWLDG; encoded by the coding sequence ATGCAGCTGCTCGCCCTGGCCCTGTACCACCGAGACCGCCGGAGGCCTCCGAGGGTTCTGCGGTTTCGCCCCGGGGCGCTCAACATCCTCACTGGTGAGTCAGAGACCGGTAAGTCTGAAGTCCTTACCATCGTCGACTACTGCCTCGGACGTCGCGCGCCGAACCTGCCTGACGACCTGATCGACCAGACCGTCGGCTGGTACGCCCTTCTGGTTACTTTCGCCGACAACTCGCGTATGGTCCTGGCGCGTCCCCGCCCGATAGGTGCCTCCACCCAGCACGCGTACACCCGCACCGGCGACGCCACCCTGGACATCCCGCGCCCTGACGAACTCGTCAATAACTCCAACGTTGCGGCGCTGCGCAGCGAACTCAGCGCCCGCCTTGGCATCGAGGACTTCCACTTCCAGCCGCCCACTGGTGCTGCGCGTAACCCCTTTGACGTCTCCATCGGCCAGGCGGCTCTGCTCTGCTTCCAGAGCCAGAACGAGATCGCCGACCAGACGGCACTGTTCCACCGCCAGAACGAGTCCGGTATGGCCCAGGCCCTCAAGGACACCCTGCCGTACTTCCTCGGCGCCGCCGGCCCCGAGCAGTCACTGCGCCGTCACCGCCTCGGCGAAGCCCAGCGAGCCCAGCGCGCAGCACAGCGGAAGCTCGACGATGCCCTACGTCATCAACAGGCCATGGACGCCAATGGTCTCGCCCTTGTCCGCCTGGCCGAGGCCGAAGGCCTCCTCGCCGAGGTGCCCGCGGCCCCAGACATCGCCGAGGTCCTCTCCCTTCTCCACCAAGCCCTATCCGCAGTCCCGCAAGCCACCGCTCCACACGAAGTGCATGACCGGCGCCAAGAACTCAACGACGAACGCCGACTCCTGCGGGAACAACTGCAGGACCTCGACGACGCCTTGGCCGCAGTCGACCGCTGGCAGCAACAGGGACGTGCTTTCACCGGCGAACTCCACCTTCAGCTCGACCGCCTCAAGACGCTTGACCTCCTCGGCCCTGAGCGCCACCACGACACCAGCGTGTGCCCCTTGTGCACCCAGCCCTTGGAACATCCGGACCCCAGCGCGCAAGACATCGCCGAGCTGACCAGCCATCTCGCACGCGAACTGGCACAGGCACAGACAGTGCAGCCCGTTCGCGAGGAACACCGACGCGCCCTGCAGGCCGATCGCGCCAGCGTCGCCGAGCGCCTCAGGATCAACGGTGCCCAGTTCAAGGAACTCTTGGCGAGCGATGAGCGTCTGCGCAGCCTCCAGGAACACGACCTCCGAGTCGCTCACATCCAGGGACGGATCTCCGAAGCACTTACCCGCACGGGAACTGAGAGCGACATCAGTCAGCTGCGCCACAACCTCGTCTTGGCACAGGAACACGCAAGCACACTCGAACAACTCGTCGACGAAGACGACATCGCAGCCGAAACCGAGCGCCGACTCGCGGACATCGCCATCGGCATGACCGCCTGGGCCAAGCAACTCAACCTGGGGGGAGCCGCAGAGGCCTTTGAAGTGGGGATCAGCCTCAAGCTCCTCAATGTCGTCCTCAGGAGACCAGCCGGACGATTGCCCCTCACCCGCATCGGCAGCGCCAAGAACCACATCGGGTACCACCTGGTGGCCCATCTTGCATTGCACACCTACCTACGGCGCAATAACCGGCCCGTACCCGGCTTCCTCATGCTCGACCAGCCCACTCAGGCGTTCTTCCCGGAGAAGCCTCGCGACGCCTCGACCATCCAAGACGCCGACTGGGCGACGGTCACCGCCTACTTCGAACTCCTCAGCGACGTCGTGCGCCTGAATCGGGGATCGCTTCAGATCATCGTCTGCGACCATGCGAATCTGCCGGAAGGTTGGTTCCAGGATTCCATCATCGGCAACTGGCGCCCTGACGCCGAAGGCAACCGGACCGCCCTGATCCCTCTGGACTGGCTCGACGGTTGA